The proteins below come from a single Stigmatopora argus isolate UIUO_Sarg chromosome 11, RoL_Sarg_1.0, whole genome shotgun sequence genomic window:
- the plekha3 gene encoding pleckstrin homology domain-containing family A member 3 isoform X3, whose translation MNHNVPFMSFSLLFETTKNSHLPFKEFKMSTKQYPSSSTHICDNRKTALSAFTSISLLVRTLRWTVWPDHSLLTTHTHTHASTPPHSFFLCVCLYERASESRTAMEPGSPKKIQFDVPTLQGHLDPQAAEHIRRRRPTPATLQIYRHPDVGDQNNASGGTQSADGAQRKQSILTPPTMKDLQLGGQHAPGETDRHLSPIAAQRFASSFPWTNRNGPQEANGNQAGLYANRQQGVPQSNNTAGKVH comes from the exons ATGAATCATAATGTGCCCTTTATGAGTTTCAGTCTCCTTTTTGAAAccaccaaaaatagtcacttgccctttaAAGAGTTCAAAATGTCGACTAAACAATACCCATCGAGTAGCACTCACATTTGTGACAATAGAAAAACTGCATTGTCGGCATTTACATCAATTAGTCTTTTAGTGCGCACGCTGCGATGGACTGTGTGGCCAGACCACTCCCTcctcaccacacacacacacacacatgcaagcaCACCCCCACACTCTTTCTTTCTCTGTGTTTGTTTgtacgagcgagcgagcgagtctCGGACTGCGATGGAGCCCGGCAGTCCCAAGAAGATCCAGTTTGACGTCCCGACTCTGCAGGGACACTTAGACCCGCAGGCCGCTGAACAC aTACGTCGCAGACGACCAACGCCTGCCACACTGCAAATATACAGGCATCCAG ATGTCGGGGATCAGAATAACGCCAGCGGAGGCACTCAG TCTGCAGACGGCGCTCAGAGAAAGCAGAGCATCTTAACTCCGCCCACCATGAAAG ATCTTCAGCTTGGGGGACAACACGCCCCCGGGGAAACGGACCGTCATTTGAGTCCAATTGCAGCACAGCGCTTTGCCAGCTCCTTCCCGTGGACCAATCGGAATGGGCCGCAGGAAGCCAACGGAAACCAGGCGGGCCTTTACGCCAATCGGCAGCAAGGGGTGCCGCAGAGCAACAATACAGCGGGTAAAGTGCATTAG
- the plekha3 gene encoding pleckstrin homology domain-containing family A member 3 isoform X2: MACFTPNRWQPRWFVLDDGIISYYDSEDDVSKGSKGSIKMSVCEIKVHPTDTTRLELIIPGEQHFYVRAVNAAERQRWLVALGSSKAGTFDAHKHRGPDCLRTKMSELRLYCDLLVQQVQTIQSQSNTDAGDMSTPEASLLSATCATFIRTLEECMSLAQHSLTPHLQPPERMRRSVSHPGTSALDRCSALKDSSGGGPRSKPRRDRASSDSSLHDTEPTYKGLLPNLGGDPPCIPEERGGAMSPKTTPTDTDTDLSI; encoded by the exons ATGGCCTGTTTTACGCCAAATC GCTGGCAGCCACGCTGGTTTGTTCTGGACGACGGCATCATCTCTTACTACGACAGTGAAGATGATGTGAGCAAGGGGAGTAAAGGCTCCATAAAAATGTCCGTTTGTGAAATTAAAG TTCACCCGACGGACACCACCCGTTTGGAGCTGATCATTCCCGGAGAGCAACATTTTTACGTGAGGGCAGTGAACGCGGCAGAGAGACAACGCTGGCTGGTGGCGCTGGGCTCGTCCAAAGCGGGAACTTTTGATGCCCACAAACATAGAG GTCCAGACTGTCTGAGGACCAAAATGTCTGAGCTTCGTCTCTACTGCGACCTTCTAGTCCAGCAGGTCCAAACCATCCAATCACAGAGCAACACAGATGCCGGAGACATGTCCACTCCTGAG GCTTCACTACTTAGCGCCACCTGTGCCACATTCATCAGGACACTGGAGGAGTGCATGAGCTTAGCACAGCACAGCCTCACACCACACCTGCAACCTCCTGAAAGG ATGAGAAGATCAGTCAGTCACCCTGGAACGTCCGCCTTGGACAG GTGCAGCGCGCTCAAAGACAGCTCCGGTGGAGGTCCGAGATCCAAGCCGCGGCGGGACCGGGCCAGCTCGGACAGTTCGCTACACGACACGGAGCCAACGTATAAAG GTTTGCTGCCGAACCTCGGCGGCGACCCGCCGTGCATCCCCGAAGAGCGAGGGGGCGCCATGAGTCCGAAGACCACGCCCACTGACACGGACACCGATTTGTCAATTTGA
- the plekha3 gene encoding pleckstrin homology domain-containing family A member 3 isoform X1, with amino-acid sequence MEGVLYKWTNYMTGWQPRWFVLDDGIISYYDSEDDVSKGSKGSIKMSVCEIKVHPTDTTRLELIIPGEQHFYVRAVNAAERQRWLVALGSSKAGTFDAHKHRGPDCLRTKMSELRLYCDLLVQQVQTIQSQSNTDAGDMSTPEASLLSATCATFIRTLEECMSLAQHSLTPHLQPPERMRRSVSHPGTSALDRCSALKDSSGGGPRSKPRRDRASSDSSLHDTEPTYKGLLPNLGGDPPCIPEERGGAMSPKTTPTDTDTDLSI; translated from the exons ATGGAGGGCGTTCTGTACAAATGGACAAACTACATGACAG GCTGGCAGCCACGCTGGTTTGTTCTGGACGACGGCATCATCTCTTACTACGACAGTGAAGATGATGTGAGCAAGGGGAGTAAAGGCTCCATAAAAATGTCCGTTTGTGAAATTAAAG TTCACCCGACGGACACCACCCGTTTGGAGCTGATCATTCCCGGAGAGCAACATTTTTACGTGAGGGCAGTGAACGCGGCAGAGAGACAACGCTGGCTGGTGGCGCTGGGCTCGTCCAAAGCGGGAACTTTTGATGCCCACAAACATAGAG GTCCAGACTGTCTGAGGACCAAAATGTCTGAGCTTCGTCTCTACTGCGACCTTCTAGTCCAGCAGGTCCAAACCATCCAATCACAGAGCAACACAGATGCCGGAGACATGTCCACTCCTGAG GCTTCACTACTTAGCGCCACCTGTGCCACATTCATCAGGACACTGGAGGAGTGCATGAGCTTAGCACAGCACAGCCTCACACCACACCTGCAACCTCCTGAAAGG ATGAGAAGATCAGTCAGTCACCCTGGAACGTCCGCCTTGGACAG GTGCAGCGCGCTCAAAGACAGCTCCGGTGGAGGTCCGAGATCCAAGCCGCGGCGGGACCGGGCCAGCTCGGACAGTTCGCTACACGACACGGAGCCAACGTATAAAG GTTTGCTGCCGAACCTCGGCGGCGACCCGCCGTGCATCCCCGAAGAGCGAGGGGGCGCCATGAGTCCGAAGACCACGCCCACTGACACGGACACCGATTTGTCAATTTGA